A genome region from Natronosalvus rutilus includes the following:
- a CDS encoding long-chain fatty acid--CoA ligase, with product MPGTTDQTLRPFLWRAETLYGDTEIVSRNHDGLQRYTYSEYADRVSQLAYALEGAGIEPGDRVGTFCWNHARHFETYFAVPSMGAQLHTINPLLPDEHIRYIVDNADDEIIFVDPSLAGKLASAASGADGEFDDVDFVVVGSEPTDHLEATPYESFIDGYGTDYDWPDVDEDQRAGMCYTSGTTGKPKGVEYTQGMLWSHTMATLTPQGIPMADDDVVMPVVPMFHVNAWGMPFSATAGGSKHVYPGPSPEPGDLATLIEEEGVTITAGVPTVWLGLMEYCQENDVDLSSLETVVVGGAAAPKSMIEWFDDRDVEVLHAWGMTEMAPIGTVAHLKADLRGADYETQLDKRSKQGLIVPGLEFRVIDESGEEIPHDGEAFGELWVRGPWVTTEYFERPEANEADFEDGWLKTGDVVTVDPDGYLQIVDRAKDVIKSGGEWISSVELENAIMAHDDVAEAAVVGVPHERWQERPVAFVVPSEGADRDRLIKEVTDDLAADYPKWWLPDDVEFIEEVPKTATGKFSKKDIRERYADQSLVDGKVPEDAAPE from the coding sequence ATGCCAGGCACGACGGACCAGACACTTCGACCGTTTTTGTGGCGCGCGGAAACCCTCTACGGCGACACGGAAATCGTCTCTCGTAATCACGACGGGCTCCAGCGATACACCTACAGTGAGTACGCTGACCGCGTGAGCCAACTCGCGTACGCCCTCGAGGGCGCCGGCATCGAACCGGGCGATCGAGTGGGCACGTTCTGCTGGAACCACGCCCGGCACTTCGAGACCTACTTCGCCGTCCCGTCGATGGGGGCACAACTGCACACGATCAACCCGTTGCTCCCCGACGAGCACATTCGATACATCGTCGACAACGCCGACGACGAGATCATCTTCGTCGATCCCTCACTAGCGGGAAAACTCGCGAGCGCCGCGAGCGGCGCGGACGGCGAGTTCGACGACGTCGACTTCGTCGTCGTGGGAAGCGAGCCGACGGACCACCTCGAGGCGACGCCCTACGAGTCGTTCATCGACGGCTACGGGACCGACTACGACTGGCCCGACGTCGACGAGGACCAGCGGGCCGGGATGTGTTACACCTCGGGGACGACCGGGAAGCCGAAGGGTGTCGAGTACACCCAGGGGATGCTCTGGAGTCACACGATGGCGACGCTGACCCCGCAGGGGATTCCGATGGCCGACGACGACGTGGTCATGCCCGTCGTGCCGATGTTCCACGTCAACGCCTGGGGCATGCCCTTCAGCGCGACGGCGGGCGGTTCCAAGCACGTCTACCCCGGCCCCTCGCCCGAGCCGGGCGACCTCGCGACGCTCATCGAGGAGGAAGGCGTCACCATCACCGCCGGCGTCCCGACCGTCTGGCTGGGGCTGATGGAGTACTGCCAGGAGAACGACGTGGACCTCTCGAGCCTCGAGACGGTGGTCGTCGGCGGAGCCGCGGCCCCGAAGTCGATGATCGAGTGGTTCGACGACCGCGACGTCGAGGTGCTCCACGCCTGGGGGATGACCGAGATGGCGCCCATCGGGACGGTCGCCCACCTCAAGGCCGACCTGCGCGGCGCGGATTACGAGACGCAACTCGACAAGCGGAGCAAACAGGGCCTGATCGTCCCCGGCCTCGAGTTCCGGGTGATCGACGAATCCGGCGAGGAGATACCCCACGACGGCGAAGCCTTCGGCGAATTGTGGGTTCGTGGACCCTGGGTCACCACCGAATACTTCGAGCGCCCGGAGGCCAACGAGGCCGACTTCGAGGACGGCTGGCTCAAAACGGGCGACGTGGTCACCGTCGACCCGGACGGATACCTGCAGATCGTCGATCGGGCCAAGGACGTGATCAAGTCCGGCGGCGAGTGGATCTCCTCAGTCGAACTCGAGAACGCGATCATGGCCCACGACGACGTCGCGGAGGCAGCCGTGGTCGGCGTCCCTCACGAGCGCTGGCAGGAACGACCTGTGGCGTTCGTCGTTCCGTCTGAAGGCGCCGATCGCGACCGGCTAATCAAAGAAGTTACCGACGACCTCGCCGCGGACTACCCGAAGTGGTGGCTCCCGGACGACGTCGAGTTCATCGAGGAGGTACCGAAGACCGCGACGGGCAAGTTCTCGAAGAAGGACATCCGCGAGCGCTACGCCGACCAGTCGCTCGTCGACGGGAAAGTACCCGAGGACGCCGCGCCGGAGTAG
- the glmM gene encoding phosphoglucosamine mutase has translation MFGTSGIRGAVGEEVTAELALSVGRAVASEGYDRVVLGRDARESGRVLGRALEAGLRECGADVVDLGLAATPTVARAVGTLEADAGVVITASHNPATDNGIKLWTPSGKAFGPDQRDAISSRIERGDYDLTDWDGHGTVRAYQDAAVDHGDAIRDAVSLETPLSIVLDLGNGAGRVTADVLADLGCTVTTLNGQPDGSFPGRPSEPNEETLETLLETVAATDADLGIAHDGDADRMVAVDETGRFVPKDVLLALFAREAASEGDRVAAPVDTSLTVDDALAAVGASLTKTPVGDVYVAERATDADVVFGGEPSGAWIWPAETLCPDGPLAAAELVELVAESGPLSALVDSVDTYPIRRDSLEVDQKGAVMDAVAESVLERYDDVDTLDGVRVDRGDGWFLLRASGTQPLIRVTAEARSADRADELRAEAIELLESAKN, from the coding sequence ATGTTCGGAACGAGCGGTATTCGCGGTGCCGTGGGTGAGGAAGTCACGGCCGAACTCGCGCTCTCGGTCGGCCGAGCGGTCGCCTCCGAGGGCTACGACCGGGTCGTCCTCGGCCGCGACGCCAGGGAGAGCGGCAGGGTCCTCGGCCGGGCGCTCGAGGCCGGCCTCCGCGAGTGCGGCGCGGACGTCGTCGACCTCGGACTCGCAGCCACGCCCACCGTCGCCCGCGCAGTCGGCACGCTCGAGGCCGACGCAGGCGTCGTCATTACGGCCTCGCACAACCCGGCGACCGACAACGGAATCAAACTCTGGACGCCCTCCGGGAAGGCGTTCGGTCCCGACCAGCGAGACGCGATTTCGTCCCGCATCGAGCGGGGCGACTACGACCTCACGGACTGGGACGGCCACGGCACCGTTCGCGCGTACCAGGACGCCGCCGTGGATCACGGCGACGCCATCCGGGACGCCGTTTCGCTCGAGACGCCGCTCTCGATCGTGCTCGACCTCGGGAACGGCGCGGGGCGGGTCACTGCGGACGTGCTCGCCGACCTCGGCTGTACGGTCACGACGCTCAACGGCCAGCCAGACGGCTCGTTTCCCGGTCGGCCGAGCGAACCAAACGAGGAGACCCTCGAGACGCTGCTCGAGACGGTCGCGGCCACGGACGCCGACCTGGGCATCGCCCACGACGGGGACGCCGACCGGATGGTCGCGGTCGACGAGACGGGGCGGTTCGTCCCGAAGGACGTCCTGCTAGCGCTGTTCGCCCGGGAGGCTGCGAGCGAGGGAGACCGGGTGGCTGCACCGGTGGACACCAGCCTGACCGTCGACGACGCGCTGGCCGCCGTCGGCGCGTCGCTCACGAAGACGCCGGTCGGCGACGTCTACGTGGCCGAACGGGCGACCGACGCGGACGTCGTCTTCGGCGGCGAACCCAGCGGCGCCTGGATCTGGCCCGCGGAAACGCTCTGTCCGGACGGGCCGCTCGCGGCCGCGGAACTCGTCGAACTGGTCGCCGAATCCGGTCCGCTCTCGGCGCTCGTCGACAGCGTCGACACCTACCCCATCCGGCGCGATTCCCTCGAGGTTGACCAGAAGGGCGCCGTGATGGACGCAGTTGCGGAGTCGGTCCTCGAGCGATACGACGACGTCGACACCCTCGACGGTGTGCGCGTCGACCGCGGCGACGGCTGGTTCCTGCTCCGGGCGAGTGGCACACAGCCGCTGATCCGGGTCACCGCCGAGGCGCGGTCTGCCGACCGGGCGGACGAACTCCGGGCCGAGGCGATCGAGTTGCTCGAGTCGGCGAAAAACTGA
- a CDS encoding PrsW family intramembrane metalloprotease produces the protein MASKRDPIERAAGSSADLYDVSTWEPRSRLDRFAAWLYAAISYGLHAIVLAVALLITISLLASPTFLVLDEPLIGAFFALSVVPAALLAAYIWYADITTSEPLSLLVSTFVLAVLFATFAAVTNTFAGSFLQPIPIVGTILFFYLIVGPVEEAVKLLAVRVFAFRNDSFDAVIDGAVYGAVAGLGFAAIENALYITQSVGTVGAETSLFAAAGGITTTRALAGPGHVIYSAVAGYYLGLAKFNPANAGPIVVKGLLVASFIHATYNVTVQVVPPVIAALWGIGPALAVIIYVVVYDGLAAFYLYRKLSRYRRTYRAVRNDGGDHGAEMTEFEPGQR, from the coding sequence ATGGCCAGCAAGCGCGACCCGATCGAACGAGCGGCCGGCTCCTCGGCCGACCTCTACGACGTCTCGACCTGGGAACCTCGCTCGCGACTCGACCGATTCGCCGCCTGGCTGTACGCCGCGATCAGTTACGGGCTCCACGCCATCGTGCTCGCCGTCGCCCTGTTGATCACGATTTCACTCCTGGCTTCGCCCACGTTTCTCGTGCTCGACGAGCCACTCATCGGCGCGTTCTTCGCACTCTCGGTCGTCCCCGCCGCGCTCCTCGCCGCGTATATCTGGTACGCGGACATCACCACGAGCGAACCGCTCTCGCTCCTCGTCAGCACGTTCGTCCTGGCCGTCCTCTTCGCTACGTTCGCCGCCGTCACGAATACGTTCGCTGGCTCCTTCCTGCAACCGATTCCCATCGTCGGGACGATCCTCTTTTTCTACCTGATCGTCGGGCCCGTCGAGGAGGCGGTCAAACTCCTCGCTGTGCGCGTCTTCGCCTTCCGGAACGACTCCTTCGACGCCGTGATCGACGGCGCCGTCTACGGGGCCGTCGCGGGCCTGGGTTTCGCCGCCATCGAGAACGCTCTCTACATCACCCAGTCCGTCGGCACCGTCGGCGCCGAGACCAGCCTGTTCGCTGCCGCGGGCGGGATCACGACGACCCGCGCGCTCGCCGGCCCCGGTCACGTCATCTACTCCGCCGTCGCCGGCTACTACCTTGGCCTCGCGAAGTTCAACCCGGCAAACGCCGGGCCAATCGTCGTCAAGGGCCTGCTCGTCGCCTCGTTCATCCACGCGACGTACAACGTCACCGTCCAGGTCGTGCCGCCGGTGATCGCCGCACTCTGGGGGATCGGCCCCGCGCTCGCGGTTATCATCTACGTCGTCGTCTACGACGGACTAGCCGCCTTCTACCTCTACCGAAAACTCAGCCGCTACCGGCGAACCTACCGCGCCGTCCGCAACGACGGCGGCGACCACGGCGCCGAGATGACGGAGTTCGAACCAGGTCAGCGCTGA
- the dnaG gene encoding DNA primase DnaG: MEDTSKYLIRANVMADGVVERSDVVGAIFGQTEGLLGDELDLRELRQSGKVGHIDVEITSTHGTSQGHLTIATSLDKVETATLAASLETITRVGPCRANLEVGDIEDVRAAKRKDVVERAKELLRTGFDDSVMSSDEILEEVREYVRVADITEFEGLPAGPRVADSDAIIVVEGRSDVLTMLKYGVKNAIAVEGTNVPDAVAELTHHRTVTVFLDGDRGGDLIFEELSQVGDIDYVTFAPAGTSVEDLDHTQLFTALRNKVPFESVSGANEPRDAIAATDGSQTPAPPASTKSPADDSVQPDSSPGPEADSPSLEGDVDDGSTSDPGTESAPEPEAAPTDSAEPVPRTVYDHATEVIRNETGRVRFLDADGEILEEGEASDAQALLEAAEPDSVSTMLFDGIVSQQLLDVGADAGVDRLVGRLLGQFTKRPTGVRVYAIDDIAESAP; encoded by the coding sequence ATGGAAGACACGTCAAAATATCTCATTCGGGCGAACGTCATGGCCGACGGGGTGGTCGAGCGCAGTGACGTCGTCGGCGCCATCTTCGGCCAGACCGAGGGCCTCCTCGGCGACGAACTCGACCTCCGCGAACTCCGTCAGTCGGGCAAGGTCGGTCACATCGACGTCGAAATCACCAGCACTCACGGAACGTCGCAGGGTCACCTGACCATTGCGACCAGCCTCGACAAGGTTGAAACTGCCACGCTCGCAGCCTCTCTCGAGACCATCACCCGGGTCGGTCCCTGTCGAGCGAACCTCGAGGTCGGCGACATCGAGGACGTTCGCGCGGCAAAGCGCAAGGACGTCGTCGAGCGGGCGAAGGAACTCCTCCGGACGGGGTTCGACGACTCCGTCATGTCCTCGGACGAGATCCTCGAGGAGGTTCGCGAGTACGTCCGCGTCGCGGACATCACCGAGTTCGAGGGCCTGCCGGCCGGGCCGCGGGTCGCCGACAGCGACGCCATCATCGTCGTCGAGGGGCGATCGGACGTCCTCACCATGCTCAAGTATGGCGTCAAGAACGCCATCGCCGTCGAGGGGACGAACGTCCCCGACGCGGTCGCCGAACTCACCCATCACCGGACGGTCACGGTGTTCCTCGACGGCGACCGCGGCGGCGACCTGATCTTCGAGGAACTCTCCCAGGTCGGCGACATCGACTACGTCACGTTCGCCCCGGCGGGGACGTCGGTCGAGGACCTCGATCACACCCAGCTGTTCACGGCCCTGCGAAACAAGGTCCCCTTCGAATCCGTCTCCGGGGCGAACGAGCCGCGGGACGCCATCGCCGCGACCGACGGCAGCCAGACGCCTGCGCCGCCAGCGAGTACCAAGTCACCAGCCGATGACTCGGTTCAGCCCGACTCGAGTCCAGGACCCGAGGCCGATTCACCGTCGCTCGAGGGAGACGTCGACGACGGTTCGACGTCAGACCCAGGTACCGAATCCGCTCCAGAACCCGAAGCGGCGCCCACCGATTCCGCGGAACCAGTACCGCGAACCGTCTACGACCACGCCACCGAGGTGATCCGAAACGAGACCGGGCGCGTTCGGTTCCTCGACGCCGACGGCGAGATCCTCGAGGAGGGCGAGGCGAGCGACGCCCAGGCGTTGCTCGAGGCGGCAGAGCCCGATTCGGTCTCGACGATGCTCTTCGACGGGATCGTGAGCCAGCAACTGCTCGACGTCGGCGCGGACGCGGGGGTCGACCGCCTCGTCGGGCGATTGCTCGGGCAGTTCACGAAGCGACCGACGGGCGTTCGCGTGTACGCGATCGACGACATCGCGGAATCGGCCCCGTGA
- a CDS encoding HalOD1 output domain-containing protein translates to MDSADDSLPPSATVDRTKRTHTESFDPTEGPVETIVDLVAAASGRSLVEMPPIYEVIDPDALNALFRPRNSGADLEDRVFEFTYEGYHVSVHGDGRVRLTEPTNPTKVTEPLE, encoded by the coding sequence ATGGATTCCGCTGACGATTCGCTCCCTCCCTCCGCGACCGTCGACCGAACGAAGCGCACGCACACCGAGTCGTTCGATCCGACGGAGGGGCCGGTCGAGACGATCGTCGACCTGGTCGCTGCGGCCTCCGGGCGGTCGCTGGTCGAGATGCCGCCGATCTACGAGGTCATTGATCCGGACGCGCTCAACGCGCTGTTTCGTCCGCGAAACAGTGGCGCCGACCTCGAGGACAGGGTCTTCGAGTTTACCTACGAAGGGTACCACGTCAGCGTCCACGGGGACGGCCGCGTCCGCCTCACCGAGCCCACCAATCCCACGAAGGTAACCGAGCCGCTCGAGTAG
- a CDS encoding DUF7532 family protein codes for MHFDQRTQRALREVGLETDDLGRASELVVEAVAADAAALESFFERHDTVYSDLDMAHSSAEYPEHAVEGLDLTTHAAEMRGWLRFDTWGVYVEDGRVLDEEFVELTLGPSVNDRVRFAADRETLR; via the coding sequence ATGCACTTCGATCAGCGAACCCAGCGGGCTCTCCGGGAGGTCGGCCTCGAGACCGACGACCTCGGGCGAGCCTCGGAACTCGTCGTCGAGGCCGTCGCCGCAGACGCTGCGGCCCTCGAGTCGTTCTTCGAGCGTCACGACACCGTCTACTCGGATCTCGACATGGCCCACTCGAGCGCCGAGTATCCCGAACACGCCGTGGAGGGCCTCGACCTGACCACCCACGCCGCCGAGATGCGCGGCTGGCTCCGGTTCGACACCTGGGGCGTCTACGTCGAAGACGGTCGGGTGCTCGACGAGGAGTTCGTCGAACTGACGCTCGGCCCCTCGGTCAACGACCGGGTCCGGTTCGCCGCCGACCGGGAGACGCTCCGATGA
- a CDS encoding universal stress protein, translated as MTLETILLAVGPGDAERTDALAEAVIEVAAPAESTVVLAHVFTDDEYEKVLDQLSFDPEVEEVDPNEVAGRHATIRDLRNPLDDAGVNYEVRGSVGDHGKAIVDLATDVNADRVVVGGRKRSPTGKAVFGSTAQEVLLSAPCPVTFVRSSD; from the coding sequence ATGACGCTCGAAACAATCCTGCTCGCGGTTGGTCCGGGCGATGCCGAACGGACGGACGCACTCGCCGAGGCAGTCATCGAAGTCGCAGCGCCCGCAGAGTCGACGGTCGTGCTCGCTCACGTCTTCACCGACGACGAGTACGAGAAGGTCCTGGACCAGCTCTCCTTCGACCCCGAAGTCGAGGAGGTCGACCCGAACGAAGTCGCTGGACGTCACGCCACGATCCGCGACCTCCGGAATCCGCTCGACGACGCGGGCGTGAACTACGAGGTTCGCGGCTCGGTGGGCGATCACGGCAAGGCAATCGTCGATTTGGCGACCGACGTGAACGCCGACCGCGTCGTCGTCGGCGGACGAAAACGCTCCCCGACCGGGAAGGCCGTCTTCGGCTCGACCGCCCAGGAAGTCTTGCTCTCGGCGCCGTGTCCCGTGACGTTCGTCCGCAGTTCCGACTGA
- a CDS encoding riboflavin synthase has product MFTGIVEETGEIVDRTETDEGLRLRIGADEVARNPAHGQSISVSGACLTVEAFEPGTWFEVFLASETVERTYLGSLAVGDAVNLERAMPADGRFDGHVVQGHVDSVATVRDVESVGDDWFFEFDLPEGYGRYVVEKGSITLDGISLTVADLTDDGRVTVAIIPTTYDLTTLSEKSPGDPVHLEVDVLAKYVERLLEGHLERDRLAATQ; this is encoded by the coding sequence ATGTTCACCGGCATCGTCGAGGAGACGGGCGAAATCGTCGACCGAACCGAGACGGACGAGGGCCTCAGACTCCGGATCGGTGCGGACGAGGTCGCCAGGAACCCGGCACACGGCCAGTCGATCAGCGTCAGCGGCGCCTGCCTGACCGTCGAGGCGTTCGAACCCGGTACCTGGTTCGAGGTCTTCCTCGCCAGCGAGACCGTCGAGCGGACCTACCTGGGCTCACTCGCGGTCGGCGACGCCGTCAACCTCGAGCGAGCGATGCCCGCCGACGGCCGCTTCGACGGCCACGTCGTCCAGGGGCACGTCGACAGCGTCGCGACCGTTCGCGACGTGGAGTCCGTCGGCGACGACTGGTTCTTCGAGTTCGACCTTCCCGAGGGCTACGGCCGCTACGTCGTCGAGAAGGGGTCGATCACGCTCGACGGGATCAGCCTCACCGTGGCCGACCTGACCGACGACGGCCGGGTGACGGTGGCGATCATCCCGACGACCTACGACCTGACGACCCTCTCGGAAAAATCGCCCGGCGATCCCGTCCACCTCGAGGTCGACGTCCTCGCGAAGTACGTCGAACGGTTGCTCGAGGGACACCTCGAGCGCGACCGCCTCGCGGCTACGCAGTAA
- a CDS encoding SDR family NAD(P)-dependent oxidoreductase, whose amino-acid sequence MDEPDLTGRTVLVTGSARGIGRAFLLALAERGAKTAVHYHTSDEAARSVADEARDRGAEAVTTVRGDVIDPGSVDELFSSVEDDLGAVDVLVNNVGDFAPTHWADIEFETWNRVLETNLNGTYLCTKRALPGMRENGFGRIVNLGNASSEKGLVNPVNFPYFVAKAGVIMFTRMLAADTQDDGITVNAISPYVVENSEAFPEEIPRGRPASFDDLVRPLLFFVDPESDYVSGQNLEVDGGWLPETV is encoded by the coding sequence ATGGACGAACCAGACCTCACCGGTCGGACCGTACTGGTCACCGGCAGCGCGCGCGGCATCGGTCGGGCGTTCCTGCTGGCGCTGGCCGAACGCGGCGCGAAGACGGCCGTTCACTACCACACCAGCGACGAAGCCGCTCGTTCCGTCGCCGACGAGGCTCGAGACCGCGGCGCCGAGGCTGTCACGACGGTTCGCGGCGACGTGATCGACCCCGGAAGCGTCGACGAACTGTTCTCGAGCGTCGAGGACGATCTGGGGGCCGTCGACGTACTCGTCAACAACGTCGGCGACTTCGCACCCACCCACTGGGCAGACATCGAGTTCGAGACCTGGAACCGCGTCTTGGAGACGAACCTCAACGGGACCTACCTCTGCACGAAGCGTGCCCTCCCCGGCATGCGCGAGAACGGATTCGGCCGCATCGTCAACCTCGGCAACGCCTCGAGCGAGAAGGGACTCGTCAACCCGGTGAATTTCCCGTACTTCGTCGCCAAGGCTGGTGTGATCATGTTCACACGGATGCTCGCCGCCGACACCCAGGACGACGGCATCACCGTGAACGCCATCTCGCCGTACGTCGTCGAGAACTCCGAGGCGTTCCCCGAAGAGATTCCTCGAGGGCGCCCCGCCAGTTTCGACGACCTCGTCCGCCCGCTCCTGTTCTTCGTCGACCCGGAGAGCGACTACGTGAGCGGTCAGAATCTCGAGGTCGATGGTGGGTGGCTTCCGGAGACGGTGTGA
- a CDS encoding DUF402 domain-containing protein, whose protein sequence is MSEGGTGTDGSADPGTAVDVRIRVRGIYTTAVTQRLLEAGHTVVQASEPIRARFETDFPTAPADVRIETTRDRQGLEVSGDPECVDRVLAHLESLALDTFRWADPVPRGAVFDGAVREADGGRGAPVSLGDGRRGYLKYDDADGYVDADDRYRLQVREPTSPWADDAPRLSPGLAVEGGFCTLSRDRSGIGADFDGARAEELVGMTDLLSTSIPDGWGLRWHRSAVDADLEAMTAALEDAVDRVRTLEAHLEDAPEEPGDPARLADPQATAWLWFGRESRLALDEVRRTVETTMVGHHRIKAGDRSASVAVDFAEAVADPTGEEEFPFAAVSRQFGPTAGDRLALGHGKPDGRLITLGTGEVTDWSEDGSLTLERSMRGGGTYDALEVPIEDGDVAITKLKEGRWWYPTTYKAADGRTKGTYVNVCTPVELFPDSARYVDLHVDVIRRTDGSVAVVDEDELEAAVDAGQISPELAEKARSVAAAVERALS, encoded by the coding sequence ATGAGCGAGGGGGGTACCGGTACCGACGGGTCGGCCGATCCAGGTACCGCCGTCGACGTTCGCATTCGCGTCCGCGGCATCTACACCACCGCCGTGACCCAGCGGCTACTCGAGGCCGGCCACACGGTCGTCCAGGCCTCGGAACCCATCCGAGCGCGGTTTGAGACCGACTTCCCGACGGCACCCGCTGACGTCCGGATCGAGACGACTCGCGACCGTCAGGGTCTCGAGGTGTCGGGCGACCCCGAGTGCGTCGATCGCGTGCTCGCACACCTCGAGTCGCTGGCGCTCGACACGTTCCGCTGGGCGGATCCCGTCCCTCGGGGAGCGGTGTTCGACGGCGCGGTCCGCGAGGCCGACGGCGGCCGCGGCGCTCCCGTCTCCCTCGGCGACGGACGACGAGGGTACCTCAAGTACGACGACGCCGACGGTTACGTCGACGCTGACGACCGCTACCGTCTGCAGGTCCGCGAGCCGACGTCCCCGTGGGCCGACGACGCTCCTCGCCTGTCACCCGGACTCGCCGTCGAGGGCGGCTTCTGTACCCTCTCCCGGGACCGAAGCGGCATCGGTGCCGATTTCGACGGAGCGCGAGCCGAGGAACTCGTCGGGATGACGGACCTGCTCTCGACCTCGATTCCGGATGGCTGGGGCCTCCGGTGGCACCGCAGCGCCGTGGACGCCGACCTCGAGGCGATGACCGCGGCTCTCGAGGACGCCGTCGATCGCGTGCGAACGCTCGAGGCCCATCTCGAGGACGCGCCCGAGGAACCCGGCGACCCCGCGCGACTCGCCGACCCGCAGGCGACCGCCTGGCTCTGGTTCGGCCGCGAGTCGCGACTCGCCCTAGACGAGGTGCGACGAACCGTCGAGACCACGATGGTCGGCCACCACCGGATCAAGGCCGGCGACCGGTCGGCAAGCGTGGCCGTCGACTTCGCCGAGGCCGTCGCCGATCCGACAGGCGAGGAAGAGTTCCCCTTTGCCGCCGTCTCTCGCCAGTTCGGCCCGACGGCGGGCGACCGCCTCGCGCTCGGCCACGGCAAGCCCGACGGCCGCCTCATCACCCTCGGGACCGGCGAGGTGACCGACTGGAGCGAGGACGGTAGCCTGACCCTCGAGCGAAGCATGCGCGGGGGCGGGACCTACGACGCCCTCGAGGTTCCCATTGAAGACGGCGACGTGGCGATTACCAAACTCAAGGAGGGGCGTTGGTGGTACCCGACGACCTACAAAGCCGCCGATGGGAGGACGAAGGGCACCTACGTGAACGTCTGTACGCCCGTGGAACTGTTTCCCGACAGCGCTCGGTACGTCGACCTCCACGTCGACGTGATCCGCCGAACGGACGGCTCGGTTGCGGTCGTCGACGAGGACGAACTCGAGGCGGCCGTCGACGCCGGCCAGATTTCGCCGGAACTCGCCGAGAAGGCCCGCAGCGTCGCCGCCGCGGTCGAGCGGGCGCTCTCCTGA
- a CDS encoding class I SAM-dependent methyltransferase produces the protein MSEETQDTGSGTERREHGGRSDRDDDEDDRTRAQDLSSLDPERYYDEYGHEEWNRLEATLGGHLEFEGTTTYLERYLPNSGHVLDAGGGAGRYAVWLAERGYSVTLADQSRRQCEIARAKVREHGVADRVTVERADLRALPFAGDRFDAVCCTGGPLSHLTDESSREQALAELRRVARSESPVFVSVMGRLALLQNLVRSVEYAPGILAMVESGTYDADFAREHLTHLEEPGFTACHFFRAAELEAVLESAGFEIEALVGLEGIAANVGERQDLEDLEPDVVEAVTEAVRGLRTDPAVVDWSNHILVVARA, from the coding sequence ATGAGCGAGGAGACGCAGGACACCGGTTCGGGCACCGAACGGCGCGAGCACGGCGGGCGTTCGGACCGCGACGACGACGAAGACGACCGCACTCGAGCGCAGGACCTGTCGTCGCTCGATCCCGAACGCTACTACGACGAGTACGGCCACGAGGAGTGGAACCGTCTCGAGGCCACGCTAGGCGGTCACCTCGAATTCGAGGGGACGACGACCTACCTCGAGCGCTACCTGCCGAACTCGGGTCACGTCCTGGACGCGGGCGGCGGTGCGGGGCGGTACGCCGTCTGGCTCGCCGAGCGCGGGTACTCGGTGACGCTCGCCGATCAGAGCCGTCGCCAGTGTGAAATCGCTCGAGCGAAAGTCCGCGAACACGGCGTCGCCGACCGCGTGACGGTCGAGCGCGCCGACCTGCGCGCGCTGCCGTTCGCCGGCGACCGGTTCGACGCCGTCTGCTGTACCGGCGGGCCGCTCTCCCACCTCACCGACGAATCCAGCCGAGAGCAGGCGCTCGCGGAACTCCGCCGCGTCGCCCGGTCCGAGAGCCCCGTCTTCGTCTCCGTTATGGGCCGACTCGCGCTCCTCCAGAACCTCGTTCGCTCCGTCGAGTACGCCCCCGGCATCCTGGCGATGGTCGAGAGCGGCACCTACGACGCCGACTTCGCCCGCGAGCACCTCACCCACCTCGAGGAACCCGGCTTCACCGCGTGTCACTTCTTTCGGGCCGCGGAACTCGAGGCCGTCCTGGAGTCGGCCGGGTTCGAGATCGAAGCGCTGGTGGGACTCGAGGGAATTGCGGCGAACGTCGGTGAGCGACAGGATCTAGAGGACCTCGAGCCGGACGTGGTCGAGGCTGTCACCGAGGCCGTTCGCGGCCTGCGGACGGACCCCGCCGTCGTCGACTGGTCGAACCACATCCTCGTGGTCGCTCGAGCCTGA
- a CDS encoding DUF7533 family protein — MGGLIDTIKLAGILVFAIPAGLAGLELALRGNTLVGGALVGLAIMLVVIDHYLTTPGDLPGMVVSRVVGKAVRDPEESEE, encoded by the coding sequence ATGGGTGGCCTCATCGACACGATCAAACTCGCCGGTATCCTCGTATTCGCCATTCCGGCGGGCCTCGCCGGACTCGAGCTGGCGTTGCGGGGGAACACGCTCGTCGGCGGCGCACTCGTCGGCCTGGCGATCATGCTGGTCGTCATCGACCACTATCTGACGACGCCCGGTGATCTTCCGGGGATGGTCGTGAGTCGAGTGGTCGGAAAAGCGGTTCGGGACCCCGAAGAGTCAGAGGAGTGA